Proteins encoded together in one Desulfuromonadales bacterium window:
- a CDS encoding YdjY domain-containing protein — translation MVRCVQFLVALGVVLAVAAPTLAAGEAATAATAEDTLVVDRESREIRFTATVTRDDSAAAVKDWGTRGQAWIGTRGGKAEKFFIFTTDVDRAAIDQAVRDLGVKSLRQIPKEGWEKHQGFKATTTREDYLDGDPMIASIRFEKDGRPTVMALDELIEEKVAVGDAGVVKPYTPHWVYHGTGEAIRYPSGCILCPSDCFGGIITDNSLPLLTMNQYKVDWSKMPPVGTKVEIVLKSIH, via the coding sequence ATGGTCAGATGTGTTCAATTTTTGGTGGCGCTCGGGGTGGTGCTGGCAGTGGCCGCGCCGACGCTCGCCGCCGGGGAGGCCGCGACCGCCGCGACTGCTGAAGACACCCTGGTGGTGGATCGGGAGAGCCGCGAAATCCGCTTTACAGCCACCGTCACCCGCGACGACTCCGCCGCGGCAGTCAAGGACTGGGGCACCCGTGGCCAGGCCTGGATCGGCACCAGGGGAGGCAAGGCAGAAAAGTTCTTCATTTTCACCACCGATGTGGATCGGGCTGCGATCGATCAGGCGGTCCGGGACCTGGGCGTGAAGTCCCTCCGCCAAATCCCGAAAGAGGGATGGGAGAAGCATCAGGGATTCAAGGCGACCACGACCCGCGAGGACTACCTGGACGGTGACCCGATGATCGCCAGCATCCGCTTCGAAAAAGACGGCCGGCCGACGGTCATGGCGCTAGATGAACTCATCGAGGAGAAGGTCGCGGTGGGAGACGCCGGCGTGGTCAAGCCCTACACGCCGCACTGGGTTTATCACGGCACCGGCGAGGCGATTCGCTACCCATCGGGATGCATCCTCTGCCCTTCAGACTGCTTTGGCGGCATCATCACCGACAACTCCCTGCCGCTGCTGACCATGAACCAGTACAAAGTCGATTGGAGCAAAATGCCCCCAGTCGGCACCAAGGTAGAGATTGTACTGAAATCGATCCACTAG
- a CDS encoding ester cyclase: MTKTTRIIMLALGASLIGALLGGSPAVAADKNKWPGTKAGEPAPKVEGVPPELARNLANFDDLDFRVYTGQQWQDFHKSHTKDVVVHWPDGHTTKGLEKHIEDLKVMFTFAPDNRILEHPVRFGTADGEWTAVTGWLEGTFTKPMVLPDGKTIQPTGKAYRIPMATIGHWNKDGIMFEEYLFWDNGEFMKQIGLAQ; this comes from the coding sequence ATGACGAAGACGACCCGTATCATTATGCTTGCGCTCGGCGCGAGCCTCATTGGCGCGCTGCTCGGCGGTTCCCCCGCCGTGGCCGCCGACAAGAACAAGTGGCCCGGAACGAAGGCTGGCGAGCCCGCTCCGAAGGTCGAGGGCGTCCCCCCCGAACTCGCGAGGAACCTCGCGAACTTCGACGATCTCGACTTCCGCGTGTACACTGGCCAACAGTGGCAGGACTTCCACAAGAGCCACACCAAGGACGTGGTCGTGCACTGGCCCGACGGCCATACGACAAAGGGCCTCGAGAAGCACATCGAGGACCTGAAGGTCATGTTCACATTCGCGCCCGACAACCGCATCCTGGAGCACCCGGTCCGGTTCGGCACCGCGGACGGCGAGTGGACTGCGGTGACCGGCTGGCTCGAGGGTACGTTCACAAAGCCGATGGTTCTTCCCGACGGGAAGACCATCCAGCCGACCGGAAAGGCCTACCGAATCCCGATGGCGACGATCGGCCATTGGAATAAGGACGGCATCATGTTCGAGGAGTACCTGTTCTGGGACAACGGCGAGTTCATGAAACAGATCGGGCTCGCGCAGTGA
- a CDS encoding cation transporter, with protein sequence MKQIERDKLITRANLLAILTIGYNFVEGLVSMVLGGADETLALFGFGVDSFIEVISAVGIWHMIRRIRNNQGETRDSFEQRALRITGGAFYALTAGLVLMAGLNLVQQHKPETTLWGIVVSLASMSFMWLLIYHKTRVGTILNSQAILADAACSKACLYLSVVLLIASAGFELTGIGSLDAVGALLIAWFTWKEGREAFGKAQGLTCTCSDNCS encoded by the coding sequence ATGAAGCAGATCGAGCGTGACAAGCTTATCACCAGGGCCAATCTCCTGGCCATTCTCACCATCGGCTACAACTTCGTGGAGGGGCTCGTTTCCATGGTGCTGGGTGGTGCTGACGAGACCCTGGCACTATTCGGCTTCGGAGTCGATTCCTTTATTGAGGTTATCTCGGCGGTTGGCATCTGGCACATGATCCGCCGCATCCGGAACAACCAGGGCGAAACCCGGGATTCCTTCGAGCAGAGGGCCTTGCGTATTACTGGTGGGGCCTTCTACGCCCTGACGGCCGGCTTGGTCCTGATGGCGGGGCTCAATCTTGTGCAACAGCATAAACCGGAAACAACGCTGTGGGGGATCGTCGTCTCCCTGGCATCCATGTCGTTCATGTGGTTGCTGATTTACCACAAGACCCGGGTCGGGACGATCTTGAACTCCCAGGCGATCCTGGCCGACGCAGCTTGCTCCAAGGCTTGCCTTTACCTCTCGGTGGTCTTGCTGATCGCCAGCGCCGGATTTGAATTGACCGGCATCGGCAGCCTTGATGCCGTCGGCGCGCTACTGATCGCTTGGTTCACGTGGAAAGAGGGTCGGGAGGCCTTCGGCAAAGCCCAAGGGCTGACCTGCACATGTTCCGACAATTGTAGCTAA
- a CDS encoding DUF882 domain-containing protein: MFFNPHWGRRTFLKASLLTVLAVGSGHVAWARELLEDGLPPGKISLYNTHTSERLAVTYRDRTGEYDLAALDEINWLLRCHHSDEVHEIDVRTIEFLSLVDQKLGGNRDFHVISGYRSPAYNERLRQEGRGVAKRSLHVQGKAIDVRVPGVKLANLRRAALSLQYGGVGYYPSTGFVHLDSGDFRTW, encoded by the coding sequence TTGTTTTTTAATCCGCATTGGGGCCGACGCACCTTTCTCAAGGCGTCGCTGCTTACAGTTCTTGCCGTTGGCAGCGGTCACGTCGCCTGGGCCCGGGAGCTGCTCGAGGATGGGCTGCCGCCGGGGAAAATCTCCCTCTACAATACCCACACCAGCGAGAGGCTGGCCGTCACCTACCGAGACCGGACGGGGGAATACGACCTGGCGGCTCTGGATGAGATCAACTGGCTGCTTCGCTGTCATCACTCCGACGAGGTGCATGAAATCGATGTCCGGACCATCGAATTTCTCAGCCTGGTCGACCAGAAGCTGGGCGGCAACCGCGACTTCCATGTCATATCCGGCTACCGCTCTCCCGCCTACAATGAGAGGCTGCGGCAGGAGGGGAGGGGGGTGGCCAAACGCAGCCTGCACGTCCAGGGTAAGGCGATCGATGTCCGCGTTCCGGGCGTCAAGCTGGCCAATCTGCGGCGGGCCGCCCTGAGCCTGCAGTATGGCGGAGTCGGTTATTACCCAAGCACGGGCTTCGTTCACCTCGACTCCGGGGATTTCCGTACCTG
- a CDS encoding metalloregulator ArsR/SmtB family transcription factor: MPQNAICSITLIDEAKVAAVRNAMPPEEIFFRLAETFRVLGDPTRVRILQALSLEELCVCDIASLLSTTKSAVSHQLRLLRSLRVVKYRKAGRIVYYSLDDSHVENLLQEGLHHIFTTTSQGVSP, translated from the coding sequence GTGCCCCAAAACGCCATCTGCTCAATCACTCTCATTGACGAGGCAAAGGTCGCCGCCGTCAGAAATGCCATGCCTCCGGAAGAAATCTTTTTCCGACTTGCCGAAACTTTCCGGGTACTCGGTGATCCCACCCGGGTCCGCATCCTTCAAGCCCTTTCACTGGAAGAACTCTGTGTTTGCGACATTGCCAGCCTCTTGAGTACCACCAAGTCGGCCGTCTCCCATCAACTGCGACTTCTCCGCTCCTTGCGGGTAGTCAAATACAGGAAGGCTGGCCGGATCGTCTACTACTCGCTGGACGACAGCCATGTGGAGAATCTCCTCCAGGAGGGGCTCCACCATATCTTCACCACCACGTCGCAAGGAGTTTCACCATGA